The following is a genomic window from Hymenobacter monticola.
ACTGACCTGGAAAACCGACGACCTGGCCTTGCAAAACATCCAGGCGCGGGTGCGGGCCCCCGCTATCTGGCTGCTGGCCAACGTGCAGAACTGCCTGCTCATCACCACTTCCAACCGCTCCGAAGCCAGCGTGGGCTACTGCACCATGGACGGCGACACGGCCGGTAGCATCTCGCCCATTGCGGGCGTCGACAAAGACTTTGTGAAAAAATGGCTGCGCTGGGCCGAGACCGAGCTGGGCTACACCGCTCTGCGCCACGTGAACGCCCTGCAGCCCACCGCCGAACTGCGCCCGCTGGAAGACAAGCAGACCGACGAGCGCGACCTCATGCCCTACACCCTGCTCAACCGCATTGAGCGCTTGGCCTTCTACGACCGCCTCAGCCCTCGGCAGGTGCTGGCCATGCTGGAAGGCGAGGGCACGGGCTTTGACGAGGAACAGCTGAAAACCTACGTGCGCCGCTTCTACAGCCTCTGGAGCCGCAACCAGTGGAAGCGCGAACGGTACGCGCCCAGCTTCCACCTCGATGACTACAACGTGGACCCGCGCTCCTGGCTGCGCTTCCCCATCCTCAGCGGCGGCTTCTCGGAAGAGTTGGCGGGGCTGTAGCGCTTGCTGATGCCAGAACTTGTACCCCGAAGCTCCGCTTCGGTCCGCGTCGAACGATTGATGTTCGCCCGGGCCGAAGCGGAGCTTCGGGGTACAAGTTCTTTCAAAAGCCGAGTGATGAAAATAAAATAGCAAACCCGCGCAAGTTTGGTCGCTGAATGGGACCTATTGCCTTGTAGCTTCGGCCTGGTGAATGCTAGCTCTGCTTTACATCGCCCTTTTACTTTCTATTTGTGGCTTGCGCGCTCCCGCTGATTTTGGTCGATGACTCACCAGTCAGTTCCTGTTTAATTGACCCAACTGCGGCGGCCGAAGCCGAGCTGGTAGCGCAGTTGCAGCAGGGAAGCGAAGCTGCTTTTCGCACGCTGGTTGAGCGGTATCAGGACCGTATTTACCAAATGGTTCTCTCCTTGTTGCGCAATCCGGAAGAGGCCGAGGACGTGGCGCAGGAGGTTTTTGTGGAGGTGCACCAAACCATTGGTAGGTTCCGGGGCGAAGCGACGTTGAGCACGTGGCTGTACCGGCTGGCCACGTCGCGGGCGCTGAAAAACCTGCGGCGGGCCCGGACCAAGAAGCGCTTTGCCTACTTCACCAGCCTGCTGGGTTTTGGCAACGACGTGCTGCACGAGGTGCCCACCCACGCGCACCCTTTGGCCCTGCTGGAAGGCCAGCAGCAGCTGGGCCTGCTGCTCGACCACATTGCCCGCCTGCCCGACCAGCAGCGGGTGGTCTTCACGCTGCGCCACGAGCAAGAGCTGAGCTACGAGCAGATTGCGGCCGTGCTCCGCAC
Proteins encoded in this region:
- a CDS encoding RNA polymerase sigma factor; the encoded protein is MACALPLILVDDSPVSSCLIDPTAAAEAELVAQLQQGSEAAFRTLVERYQDRIYQMVLSLLRNPEEAEDVAQEVFVEVHQTIGRFRGEATLSTWLYRLATSRALKNLRRARTKKRFAYFTSLLGFGNDVLHEVPTHAHPLALLEGQQQLGLLLDHIARLPDQQRVVFTLRHEQELSYEQIAAVLRTSVPAVESLLFRARKTLRTRLQPHFRHE